The Methanobrevibacter millerae genome includes the window CAAAATTACAGGTAAGGTAACTAGTGAAATTACAGTATTAATCAGTATGCAATCTGAAGTTAATTCATAGTCCAATTTATAAGTAATAGCCAACACTAAAGATAACATTCCTGAAGGCATTGCAGCTTCAATGATAGGAATCTTGAATTGCAAGTCCAAAAGACCCAAGTGAGAAACAATAAAAGATGCAATCAACGGAAAGATTAAAAGTTTCATGATTGAAGTAAAGATAATCATGTTTTTAGAACGTTTGATTCCACCAAAATCAATAGAAATACCTAATGATAACATAATTAACGGTATTGTACCATTACCAAGATAATTAACAGTATTTTCCAATACAGGGCCGATAGAAATATGGGTTATATTTAATAAAATTCCAAGGATAATGGCCCATAAAGGCGGGAAAAATGCAATTTTTTTAACAGCAGTCTTTGGAGATCCTCCAAATTTTAAAACCAATGCAAAAGATAAAATTAAAAATATGACACTTGTTGCCATATCACAAAATATAGCCCTTAAAAATCCTTCGCTTCCATAAACTCCAATACTAATAGGATATCCCATAAATCCAGTATTAGCAATCATAATTGTTACCAAAACACTCCAAAGCATTTTATCTGAAAGATTGAATCTCTTTAAAATGAAATATGAAATGATTCCAGTTACAAAAGATGATGCCA containing:
- a CDS encoding AEC family transporter, translating into MDAIQITILSIIIMIALGYILKRIDFLSVDNVDTLNNIVIYIMLPSMIFSALYTADLSMISSLGILPFVILASSFVTGIISYFILKRFNLSDKMLWSVLVTIMIANTGFMGYPISIGVYGSEGFLRAIFCDMATSVIFLILSFALVLKFGGSPKTAVKKIAFFPPLWAIILGILLNITHISIGPVLENTVNYLGNGTIPLIMLSLGISIDFGGIKRSKNMIIFTSIMKLLIFPLIASFIVSHLGLLDLQFKIPIIEAAMPSGMLSLVLAITYKLDYELTSDCILINTVISLVTLPVILMLL